The following are encoded together in the Mustela nigripes isolate SB6536 chromosome 11, MUSNIG.SB6536, whole genome shotgun sequence genome:
- the NCF1 gene encoding neutrophil cytosol factor 1, whose amino-acid sequence MGDTFIRHIALLGFEKRFVPSQHYVYMFLVKWQDLSEKVVYRKFTEIYELHKLLKEMFPIEAGDINPQNRIIPHLPAPRWFDGQRAAESRQGTLTEYCNALMSLPVKISRCPQLLDFFKVRPDDLKLPTDSQTKKPETYLVPKDNNSVSDITGPIILQTYRAIADFEKTSGSQMALATGDVVDVVEKSESGWWFCQTKTKRGWVPASYLEPLDSPDESEDPEPNYEGEPYVTIKAYTAEMEDEVSLQEGETIEVIHKLLDGWWVIRKDDITGYFPSMYLQKSGQDVAQAQRQIKSRGAPPRRSSIRNAHSIHQRSRKRLSQDTYRRNSVRYLQQRRRPGRPGPRSAASPHREQQESERAKPQPAVPPRPSADLILHRCSESTKRKLASPV is encoded by the exons ATGGGGGACACCTTCATCCGCCACATCGCCCTTCTGGGCTTCGAGAAGCGCTTCGTCCCCAGCCAGCACTAC gtgTACATGTTCCTGGTGAAGTGGCAGGACCTGTCTGAGAAGGTGGTCTACCGGAAGTTCACGGAGATTTACGAGTTACAC AAACTGTTAAAGGAAATGTTTCCTATCGAGGCGGGGGACATCAACCCACAGAACAGGATCATCCCCCACCTGCCAG CCCCACGGTGGTTCGACGGGCAGCGGGCCGCCGAGAGCCGCCAGGGCACCCTCACCGAGTACTGCAATGCCCTCATGAGCCTGCCGGTCAAGATCTCCCGCTGTCCCCAACTCCTCGACTTCTTCAAGGTGCGCCCCGATGACCTCAAGCTCCCTACGGACAGCCA GACGAAAAAACCAGAGACCTACCTGGTGCCGAAAGACAACAACAGCGTTTCGG ACATCACGGGCCCCATCATCCTGCAGACGTACCGGGCCATCGCCGACTTCGAGAAGACTTCGGGCTCCCAGATGGCTCTGGCCACGGGGGATGTGGTGGATGTCGTGGAGAAGAGTGAGAGTG GCTGGTGGTTCTGCCAAACGAAGACAAAGCGAGGTTGGGTCCCGGCGTCCTATTTGGAACCCCTGGACAGTCCTGACGAGTCAGAGGACCCAGAGCCCAACTACGAAG GTGAGCCCTATGTCACCATCAAAGCTTATACCGCTGAGATGGAGGACGAAGTGTCTCTGCAGGAGGGAGAAACCATCGAGGTCATTCATAAGCTCCTGGACGGTTGGTGGGTCATCAG GAAAGATGACATCACAGGCTACTTCCCATCCATGTACCTACAGAAGTCTGGGCAGGACGTAGCCCAGGCCCAGCGGCAGATCAAGAGCCGAGGGGCACCTCCCCGGAG GTCGTCCATCCGCAACGCGCACAGCATCCACCAGCGGTCGCGGAAGCGCCTCAGCCAGGACACCTACCGGCGCAACAGTGTCCGCTACCTGCAGCAGCGTCGCCGCCCGGGGCGGCCGGGACCGCGGAGCGCAGCCAGCCCCCACC gggagcagcaggagagcgAGCGCGCAAAGCCACAGCCCGCAGTGCCCCCGCGTCCCAGCGCAGACCTCATCCTGCACCGCTGCAGCGAGAGCACCAAGCGGAAGCTGGCGTCGCCGGTCTGA